Genomic window (Williamwhitmania sp.):
TTTTTAATATCAGCTGCAATACCTTCCTTGTAAATTTATTACATCTCGGGCCTTCAGCCCTCAAATCCTACCGGCGGCTTATACACAGGGTTGCACTTCGTTTAACCCTGTGCTTTTACATGTCGCTCCTTCTGAGCGAAAGACCTTAAACCGGTAAAATGGTTAGAACCCGTTTTATAGCAATCAATCAGGGGCAACGCCCCGAAACGTATCAGCACAGGACGGCGCGTAGCAAAGCCCTGTGTATGCCATCGCAGATTCGTGGAAGCCCTGAAGGGGCGAAAGGTAATATACACCTTTCATCGCAACAATAAACCTACGGAGTTAATCCCATACATACCGTTCATCATAATCAACCGCATACTGTTTGAAAAAATCCCGCAGCTCATCCTTGAATGAAACTGTCCCATGATGGATCACCTGATTTTGAATGTATTGCTTTATATTGTCAACCTTTGAGGCACTTACTGAAAAAATAGCATAACCGTCCTGCCAGTCAAACTGCGAAAGTCCGTTACTCTTTAACCATTTTGAAGAGCTAACTTTGATTGTAGCGACAAGATTTGCCATGGTAATGGTGCGAGGCAGTGTGCAAAGAATATGGATGTGATCGGGATTGGAATAGAGTTCGGTTGTATACGATCCAGTTTTCGAAAGAATACCAACTATATAGGATTGAAGCTCCACCCTAATTGATTCAAGTATAAAGTTCTGCCTATTTTTTGTTCCAAATACAATATGGAGGTAAACCTTGGCTAATGATTGGGGCATATTTTCAATAAATTGATTAACATCTCCACTTTATGCCTTTTGTCCTATTGTAGATATGGATGGAAACTCATTAGGCTAAACCATTCTATTCCCAACACTTTTGTTGGCAAGGCATTGAACACAAATTACAATATTCCATCGTAAATGTCAATTGGTGAATGAGAAATACTTTGGAAAATTAAATACATCTCGGGCCTTCAGCCCGCAAATCCTACCGGTGGCTTATGCACAGGGTTCCACCCTGTGCTGTTACATCTCGCTCCTTCAGAGCGAACGACCTTAAACCGGTAAAATGGTTAGAACCAGGTTTGTAGGAACCAATCAGGGGCAACGCCCCGAAACGTAACAGCACAGGGCTGCGCGTAGCAAAGCCCTGTGTATGCCATCGCAGATTCGTGGAAGCCCTGAAGGGGCGAAAGGTATTGAATGCCAGCTATTCAAACACACCTAAATGGTTTGTAGGCAAAATTCTATTTCTCTTGGCTCTCCTGTGTGCTTTCCCTCCACGTCGGAAAGCTTTACTGTTGGCACAAACGTGGTCCATCCTGCAGGCTTTGCTGCAAATAGCTTTATAACCATGTTCAACGGCTGTACACCAACGTCGTTCGAGAGGTAGGTACCAATACCATACACGTCGTGGAGCCTACCATTAACATACTGCTTTATCTCCTTCACCTTTTCCAAGTCGAGCGCATCGCTATATACAATGGTTTTACTCCTAGCATCAATCCGGTAACGTTGGTAGTGATTCAGTGTTTTATCGGTAAACTCCAACGGGTCTCCACTATCCCAACGAACACCATCGAAGAGTTTAGAATGCTTGGTGTTGAAACTTTTGAAGAAATTATCGGAGGTATAGGTGTCGGTGAGCGCAATACCCAAGCTACCTTGATACACATCCACCCAGTTATCGAGCGCAATGGAGTTGGCCATACGGTACCCAAAGTGTGCTCCATGATACATAAACCACTCGTGCGGGTGGGTTCCCAATGGTGTTAAACCATGCTTCATTGCCAAATATACGTTGCTGGTACCATTGAGCAACTTGCCCATGTGCTCCTTTAGTATGCCCACCATGGTATTCTGT
Coding sequences:
- the pncB gene encoding nicotinate phosphoribosyltransferase; protein product: MIIRDLLDNDLYKFTTMNAIQKKFPTAEVVYRFVNRGNTSFPKGFGAELRKEVDAMRVLTLTQEAEEFIRRKCYYFEPVFVDLLKGYRFDPAEVEISQNGGDLEVEIRGPWYRTVLWEVPVMAIISELYFRLTGQQTDNYKPRIVAKAKEFVNIGAEVSEFGTRRRYSFEIQNTMVGILKEHMGKLLNGTSNVYLAMKHGLTPLGTHPHEWFMYHGAHFGYRMANSIALDNWVDVYQGSLGIALTDTYTSDNFFKSFNTKHSKLFDGVRWDSGDPLEFTDKTLNHYQRYRIDARSKTIVYSDALDLEKVKEIKQYVNGRLHDVYGIGTYLSNDVGVQPLNMVIKLFAAKPAGWTTFVPTVKLSDVEGKHTGEPREIEFCLQTI
- the tnpA gene encoding IS200/IS605 family transposase; this encodes MPQSLAKVYLHIVFGTKNRQNFILESIRVELQSYIVGILSKTGSYTTELYSNPDHIHILCTLPRTITMANLVATIKVSSSKWLKSNGLSQFDWQDGYAIFSVSASKVDNIKQYIQNQVIHHGTVSFKDELRDFFKQYAVDYDERYVWD